The Lujinxingia sediminis genome contains a region encoding:
- a CDS encoding ABC transporter ATP-binding protein encodes MSDEIVLDVQDVAKTYRVGFFRKRVDAVKAVSFQIRRGEIYGLVGPNGAGKSTTIKMITGLVRPDRGQVRIFGMPSTRVAARARMGFLPENPNLYPHLKAGELMRFYGGLLGLSRKESDARAERLLNQVGLGHALDRPISKFSKGMKQRAGIAQALLGDPEFVVLDEPQSGLDPIGRREIRDLVVDLRRQGKTILFCSHILPDVEDICDRVTLVHQGEVRETGYIHELLNPDVLRYELFARRWTPELTDTLGDRVLQRFDIGEVSRVDLRGDIDLEETLALIASAGARVESLQPQKQRLEDVFIRDTTETSEARP; translated from the coding sequence ATGAGTGATGAGATCGTCCTCGACGTCCAGGACGTCGCCAAAACCTACCGCGTGGGCTTTTTCCGCAAACGCGTCGACGCCGTCAAAGCCGTGAGCTTTCAGATTCGGCGCGGCGAGATCTATGGGCTTGTGGGGCCCAACGGCGCGGGCAAGTCCACGACGATTAAGATGATCACGGGGCTTGTGCGCCCCGACCGCGGGCAGGTGCGCATCTTCGGGATGCCATCAACCCGGGTCGCCGCACGCGCCCGCATGGGCTTTCTTCCCGAGAACCCGAACCTCTACCCTCATCTGAAGGCCGGCGAGCTCATGCGCTTCTACGGAGGCCTCCTGGGGCTCAGTCGCAAGGAGTCTGATGCCCGCGCCGAACGCCTGCTGAATCAGGTCGGCCTTGGCCACGCGCTGGACCGCCCCATCTCGAAGTTCTCCAAAGGCATGAAGCAGCGCGCCGGCATCGCCCAGGCGCTCCTGGGTGACCCGGAGTTTGTCGTGCTCGACGAGCCCCAGTCCGGCCTCGACCCCATTGGCCGACGCGAGATTCGCGACCTGGTCGTCGACCTGCGGCGTCAGGGCAAAACGATCCTCTTCTGCAGCCACATCCTTCCGGATGTGGAAGACATCTGCGACCGCGTTACCCTGGTGCATCAGGGCGAAGTTCGCGAGACGGGGTATATCCACGAGCTGCTCAACCCCGATGTGCTGCGCTACGAGCTCTTCGCGCGCCGCTGGACCCCCGAGCTCACCGACACCCTGGGTGATCGGGTGCTGCAACGCTTCGATATTGGCGAGGTCAGCCGCGTCGACCTCCGGGGCGACATCGATCTGGAAGAGACGCTCGCGCTCATCGCCTCGGCCGGCGCCCGCGTGGAAAGTCTGCAACCGCAGAAACAACGCCTGGAAGACGTCTTTATCCGCGACACCACCGAGACCTCGGAGGCTCGCCCATGA
- a CDS encoding ABC transporter permease, with amino-acid sequence MIRTLRQVDAFARNALLEGLRNKVLYAVLVAALAALGAASAFGALSLHQEERLFNNLVFAIGHLFLVALAIYQGVNALHREIESKTIFTVLSKPVTRASFLVGKFAASVGILAVCWALMFGAKALTGLALGYEIGALHLATYLGSLMQLVLVLALAFFFSAFSGPLLSALFTFGLVVVGSLTPQLADASRQFANEGNPLHLILDVALYVVPDLEKLNLSYELATGIEVGWGYLLHALLYTGVTAGLLLGFGYLIFSRRDFA; translated from the coding sequence ATGATCCGCACGCTGCGACAAGTCGACGCCTTCGCCCGCAACGCCCTTTTGGAGGGACTTCGCAACAAGGTGCTCTATGCGGTGCTCGTCGCCGCGCTCGCTGCCCTGGGCGCGGCAAGCGCCTTCGGCGCGCTGAGCCTGCATCAGGAAGAGCGCCTCTTTAACAACCTGGTCTTCGCCATCGGGCATCTCTTTCTGGTGGCGCTGGCGATCTACCAGGGGGTCAACGCGCTGCACCGCGAGATCGAGTCGAAGACGATCTTCACCGTGCTCTCCAAACCCGTCACCCGTGCGTCCTTTCTGGTCGGAAAGTTCGCGGCCAGCGTGGGCATCCTGGCGGTGTGCTGGGCGCTGATGTTTGGTGCCAAGGCTCTGACCGGGCTGGCGCTCGGCTATGAGATCGGCGCGCTGCATCTTGCCACCTACCTGGGATCGTTGATGCAGCTCGTGCTGGTGCTCGCGTTGGCGTTCTTCTTCAGCGCGTTCTCCGGGCCCCTCTTAAGCGCCCTCTTCACCTTCGGGCTCGTCGTGGTCGGAAGCCTCACCCCGCAGCTGGCCGACGCCTCGCGTCAGTTCGCCAATGAGGGCAACCCGCTTCACCTGATCCTCGATGTGGCCCTCTACGTGGTTCCTGATCTGGAGAAGCTCAACCTCTCCTATGAGCTCGCCACGGGCATTGAGGTGGGCTGGGGCTACCTCCTCCACGCGCTGCTCTACACAGGCGTGACCGCGGGGCTCTTGCTGGGCTTTGGCTACCTGATCTTCTCGCGCCGCGACTTCGCCTGA
- a CDS encoding DUF2505 family protein: MHVEHRTTITAEPDAVFAFIQSPEYHQALVPRLHLVEAIEPVSEERAEDGTIMRVARYTARAELPGVLKRFEAKAPDFVHWEERSQLNPLTCELRYEIVPEMPERWRSYYANQGTLRVEPHAGGTESIVVQHLEFSVSVPGLSLFIGKALRSEITRIFDAQGTVLRDHFDTNA; the protein is encoded by the coding sequence ATGCATGTGGAACACCGCACCACGATCACCGCTGAGCCCGACGCGGTCTTCGCCTTTATTCAGAGCCCTGAATACCACCAGGCACTTGTGCCGCGCCTTCATCTTGTGGAGGCCATTGAGCCCGTGAGCGAAGAGCGCGCGGAAGATGGCACGATCATGCGTGTCGCCCGCTACACCGCGCGCGCCGAGCTCCCCGGCGTTCTCAAACGTTTTGAGGCTAAGGCCCCGGACTTTGTGCATTGGGAGGAGCGCAGCCAGCTCAATCCCCTCACCTGCGAGCTGCGCTACGAGATCGTGCCGGAGATGCCCGAGCGCTGGCGAAGTTACTACGCCAATCAGGGCACCCTTCGCGTCGAGCCGCACGCCGGAGGCACCGAGAGCATCGTGGTACAGCACCTGGAGTTCAGCGTCTCCGTTCCCGGGCTCTCGCTCTTTATCGGTAAAGCGTTGCGCTCCGAGATCACCCGGATCTTTGACGCCCAGGGCACTGTGCTTCGCGACCATTTCGACACGAACGCCTGA